TGACGCTTTGCGGATGGACCACGATGCCCAGCCGGTCGAGACCGACGGGAAACAGGTGGTGCGCCTCGATGAATTCCAGCCCCTTGTTCATCATCGTGGCGGAATCGACGCTGATCTTGGCGCCCATGTCCCAGTTGGGGTGCTTGACGGCTTGCGCGGGCGTGGCCGCGTCGAGCTGCGCCTGCGACCATTCGCGAAAGGGGCCGCCGCTGGCGGTCAGCGTGATCTTCGCGACATCCTCTATCCGGTTGCCGGCAAGGCACTGGAAGATCGCGTTGTGCTCGCTGTCCACCGGAAGCAGCGTGGCGCCGTGCTTCGCGACAGCATCGGTCATCACCTCGCCTGCGGAAACGAGCGCTTCCTTATTGGCGAGCGCAACCGTGCCCCCACGTTCGATGGCTGCCATTACCGGCCCCAGGCCCGCGCAACCGACGATGGCGGCCACCGTGATGTCGGCGGGGCGCGCGGCGGCTTCCCGCAGGGCCTGCCGCCCGCCTGCGGCCTCGCAGTTATTGCCGACCGCATCGCGCAAGTCGCCGAGGCACGCCTCGTCACCGACTACGGCAATCCCGGCATCGAATTCGCGCGCCAGCTCGCCGAGTTCAGCGGCGCTGCTGTTGGCCGTGAGCGCGACGACGCGCCACTGGTCGCGGTTGCGCCGGACCAGGTCGAGCGTGGAAGCGCCGACCGAACCGGTCGCGCCGAGGATGGAGATGGAGCGGGTCACAGGTCGATCCAGTGCGGCGCCAGCGTGGAGAACATCGCGCCGAAGAATATCGCCACCGGCAAGATACCGTCGGTCCGGTCGAACACGCCGCCATGGCCGGGAATGAGGTTGGAGCTGTCTTTCATCTTCGCCTTGCGTTTCAGCCAGCTTTCGAAAAAATCGCCCGCCTGCGCCAGCACCGCGATCATCGCGCCCGGGATGACCAGCATCACCCATTCCAGCGGCGGGCGATACGTGACGGTCGAGCCGTATTCGGAAAACAGCAGGAACAGCACCAGCGCGGTGGTCGCCCCCACGACCCCACCGCCGAGGCCTGCCCAAGTCTTGGACGGGCTGATCTTCGGGGCGATCTTGGGTCCGCCGAATGTGCGCCCGAAACCATAGGCAAACGTATCCACGAAAACGACGCAGCCGACGATCAGCACGATCGCTTCACGCGATGCGGCGCTCACGAGCACATAGGCGGCAGCGACGATATAGGCCGCACCGGCCAGCCAGCCGAACACGCGGGCGAGCGCGCCCATCTCGATGCGCAGGATCAGCCGCGCGAATTCGAAATAGGTCGCTGCGGCCACGACGATGATGAAAAGGTCGAGCACCAGCCCGCCCGCCCACAGCGCCCCCAGCGCAGCCGCCATCATCACCGCCGCAGAAGCGGCACGGCGCTGCAGGTCGGACGTGCGGATAGCGAGCGGCACGGTCATGTACCGCTTGGCAAAAGCCTTCATCCGGTCGCGCTTGCGATCCGACTGCCGGTCGATCTCACCGGCCACCGAAGCGCCGCTCCCGCCCGGAAAAGTCGTCGAGCGCCTGCTGCAGGTGGTCCGGCGTAAAGTCGGGCCACAGCGTGTCGACGAACAGCATCTCGGCATAGGCCGCCTGCCAGAGCAGGAAGTTCGACAGTCGCACCTCGCCGCTGGTGCGGATCAGCAGGTCGAGCGGCGGGAGGTCCGCCGTGTCGAGATACCGCGCAAGACTTTCCTCGGTAATCTCGCCGCCGGCTGCCGCCTGCCGCGCCGCGCGCACGATCTCGCCCTGCGATCCGTAATTGAGCGCCACGGCCAGCGTGGTCGTGCCGCCCGCGGTCCGCCCCAGCGCGTCTTCCAGCATGGCGACGATATCGGGCGCAAGGCCGCGCCAGTCGCCGATAATGTGCAGCCGCACGTTGTTGGCAATGAATTCCGGCAAGTCCGATTTGATGAACTTGCGCATCAGGTCCATCAGGTCGTCGACCTCGTCTTCCGGGCGCTTCCAGTTCTCGCTGCTGAAGGCATAGAGCGTGAGGCAATCCAGCCCCAGACCGTCGCAGGCGCGCACCAGCTTGCGCACGGCCTCGACGCCCTGCCGGTGCCCCATCGCGCGCGGCAAGTGCTTGCGCTTCGCCCAGCGCCCGTTGCCATCCATGATGATGGCAACGTGTTTCGCGCGCTGGCTCTCCCCGTTCATTGTAAAGGTCCTGGCCGCGCTGCCCTCACTGGGTCAGGATTTCCTTTTCCTTCGCCGCTGCCGCCTCGTCCGCTTCGGCGACGTACTTGTCGGTCAGCTTCTGGACCTCGTCCTCCAGGCGCTTGCGGTCGTCTTCGGAGATTTCCTTCTTCTTTTCGTCTTCCTTCAACGCTTCCATCCCGTCGCGCCGCACGTTGCGGATCGCGATCTTCGCGTTCTCCGCATATTTGCCGGCCAGCTTGGCGAGTTCCTTGCGCCGATCTTCGGTCAGGTCGGGCATGGGAAGGCGCAGGGTCTGGCCGTCCTGCATCGGGTTGAGGCCCAGATTGGCGTGGGCGATGCCCTTCTCGACCGCCGTGACGTTCGCCTTGTCCCACACCTGCACGCTCAGCATGCGCGGCTCCGGCGCGGAGACAGTGGCGACCTGGTTCAGCGGCATCATGCTGCCGTAGACCTCGACCGTGACCGGATCGAGCAGGCTGGTGTTGGCGCGCCCGGTGCGCAGGCCGGAAAGGTCGCCTTTGAGCGATTCCACCGCGCCGGTCATGCGGCGTTCGATGTCGGACTTGTCGAATTTTGCCATGGGTCAAGTTTCCTTCGGGGATCAGTCTTGGGTCTGGACGATGGTCTGGACGCCCTCGCCCGCCAGCACGCGGGCAAGGTTGCCTTTCTCGCGGATGGAGAAGACCACGATGGGAATGTCGTTGTCGCGGCACAGCGCCACGGCAGAGGCGTCCATGACCTTGAGATTGGCTGCCAGCACGCGGTCGTAACTCACGGTATCGAAACGCTTTGCCGCCGGATTGTGCTTGGGGTCGCTGTCATAGACACCGTCCACGCTGGTGCCTTTCAGCAGCGCGTCGCATTTCATTTCCGCCGCGCGCAGGGCCGCGCCGCTATCGGTGGTGAAGAACGGGCTGCCGACGCCGGCGGCGAAGATCACCACGCGGCCTTTTTCGAGATGCCGTTCGGCGCGGCGACGGATCACCGGTTCGCACACCTGGTCCATTTCGATCGCGGACTGGACGCGCGTGTCGACGCCCAGTTGCTCCAGCGCGTTCTGCATGGCCAGCGCGTTCATCACCGTGGCCAGCATGCCCATGTAATCGGCCTGCGCGCGGTCCATGCCCTTGGCCGCGCCCGCCATGCCGCGAAAGATATTGCCGCCACCGATGACGAGACAGATTTCCAGCCCGGCATCCTTTGCCGCCTTCACTTCTTCCGCCAGTTCGGCGACGAAGGCGGGGTCGATGCCGTACTGCTGGTCGCCCATCAGAACCTCGCCCGACAGCTTGAGCAGGACGCGCTTCATCTCGGGCATCTGCGGCGAAGGGGGCATGTGGGCGCTTTCCGGGTTGTTATGGCTTGCCGCAGCGCCTTAGCGGGGACATCGTGGCAAGGCAAAGGCTTAGGGGCGGTAGAACGATCATGGTTGGCAGACTGCTCCGCTCGAAGAAGCTCTGGCTCATGGCCGCGATATTGCTTGCGGGGATCACGGCGCTGGCCTGGCGGCACACGATGGGCGACCCGGTCGTCAGGCGCACGGTAATCGCCACTGCCGATCTTCCGGCCGGTTCGCCCCCGGTCAGGATCGCACTGATTTCCGACATCCACGTTGCGGGACCCGACATGCCCCCCGAGCGACTGGAACGGATCGTCACGCAGATCAACGCGCTACGTCCCGATGTCGTGATGATCGCGGGCGACTTCGTGAGCCACAAGCGCACCGCGACCCATATCTACCGGCCCGACGAGATCATCGCCCCGCTTGCAGGTTTGGAAGCCCGGTTGGGTGTCGTCGCTGCTCCGGGCAATCACGATCACTGGTACAACCTGCCGGGGCTTGCTGCGGAATTGCGCAAGGCGGGGATAACTTTGCTGTCCAACGAGGCGAAGCAGGTGGGCCCGCTCGCCGTCGGCGGGCTGGACGATGCCTATACCGGTCGCGACGATGTGCCCGCTACGCTGTCGGCCATGCGAGGGCTGTCAGGTCCGCGCATCATCCTGTCGCACAGCCCCGATCCATTTCCCGCCCTTCCACCGGACTTCGGCCTGATGCTGGCCGGGCATACCCATTGCGGGCAGATCGCCTATCCGTGGGGCGGCGCGCCGGCCCACATGTCCGACTACGGCGATCGCTACGGGTGCGGCATGGTGGACGAGCGCGGCAACACGGTCGTCACCGGCGCCGGACTCGGTACCAGCCTGATATGGATACGCCTCTTCGCGCGGCCGGAAATCTGGATCCTTGAACTGCGCGCGAAAGGCGCCTGAGGTTCGCCGGACTCTCTGTCCTCTAGCTTCCAGCCGGAATTACCCGATCAGTATTCGCGCTCCGCATGCGGGTCGTTGTCCTCTCTCGGGATAATTGAACTCGCGCGGCTTTGAAGACAGCGACGCGCAGTGCCAAGTGTTCCCTGGCAGTTTGCCAAGGCCCTTGCTTCAACCGACCGCCTGGTGCAATCTGTGGCAACACAAACATTTTCGAGACATCCCATGTGTCTGCCTCGATACCTGGTTTTTGCCGTCACACTGGTCGCGCCCGCGATATTCGTCAGCCCCGCAGCCGCCCAGGATATTGGCGGCGGCTTCATTTCGGCCGGGATCGGCAACGCAGGGATCGAGGCGGCAACCATCGCTCTGGAGGACCAGGTTTCCGAACCGGGCCACAGGACTGTCGATGCGCAAGCCCGAACGGAGTTCAACTTCGTCCCGACGGAATCGCAGCGCCGCAGAACTGCCAGTCGCGTCGCGCGAAACCTGGTGCCCGCACCACAGCGTGACGAATTCGCCGCGCAATTCGACGATGATTTCTATGCGATGATCGATGGCGAACTGTCTTACTATGGTCTCTCGACGAACAATCTCGCCGACACCTATGCGTTCTGGTGGCTGATCGTCTGGGATGCCGCCCATGGAGTTTCCACCGATACTACGCCGGCCCAGGCCCAGGGCGTTCGCGATCAAGTCGCCGCGGCACTCGTCGAGTCATTCCCCGAAATGTCGGACAGCGACCGCCAGGCAATAAGCGATGAATTCGTTATTCACGCGGTTCTGTTCATGAATGAGCTGGAGGCTTCCGCAGGCGATCCTGCTCGCCTTGCCAATATCAAGTCCAGTGCCCGAAGCGCAGCCATTTCGGTAACGGGAATGGACCCGCTCAATCTGCGAGTTACCGACGAGGGCTTCCGCCCGATCGATTGATTCTTACGCGCCTGCGATCTGCTCGCCGGATACGACAACGGCCGGGATGACATCGTCACCCCGGCCGCTCCGTTTGC
This sequence is a window from Alteriqipengyuania flavescens. Protein-coding genes within it:
- a CDS encoding 1-deoxy-D-xylulose-5-phosphate reductoisomerase → MTRSISILGATGSVGASTLDLVRRNRDQWRVVALTANSSAAELGELAREFDAGIAVVGDEACLGDLRDAVGNNCEAAGGRQALREAAARPADITVAAIVGCAGLGPVMAAIERGGTVALANKEALVSAGEVMTDAVAKHGATLLPVDSEHNAIFQCLAGNRIEDVAKITLTASGGPFREWSQAQLDAATPAQAVKHPNWDMGAKISVDSATMMNKGLEFIEAHHLFPVGLDRLGIVVHPQSVIHSMVEYRDGSTLAQLGPSDMRVPIASCLAYPQRMDTPMPPLDLADIGQLTFFAPDEERFPATRLAREAVQAGGAAPAVLNAANEVAVAAFLAGKLAFTRIAVVVAQTLAQCAPPAPSSLDDVLAVDAEARSCAERMLETA
- a CDS encoding phosphatidate cytidylyltransferase, which gives rise to MAGEIDRQSDRKRDRMKAFAKRYMTVPLAIRTSDLQRRAASAAVMMAAALGALWAGGLVLDLFIIVVAAATYFEFARLILRIEMGALARVFGWLAGAAYIVAAAYVLVSAASREAIVLIVGCVVFVDTFAYGFGRTFGGPKIAPKISPSKTWAGLGGGVVGATTALVLFLLFSEYGSTVTYRPPLEWVMLVIPGAMIAVLAQAGDFFESWLKRKAKMKDSSNLIPGHGGVFDRTDGILPVAIFFGAMFSTLAPHWIDL
- the uppS gene encoding polyprenyl diphosphate synthase, with product MNGESQRAKHVAIIMDGNGRWAKRKHLPRAMGHRQGVEAVRKLVRACDGLGLDCLTLYAFSSENWKRPEDEVDDLMDLMRKFIKSDLPEFIANNVRLHIIGDWRGLAPDIVAMLEDALGRTAGGTTTLAVALNYGSQGEIVRAARQAAAGGEITEESLARYLDTADLPPLDLLIRTSGEVRLSNFLLWQAAYAEMLFVDTLWPDFTPDHLQQALDDFSGRERRFGGR
- the frr gene encoding ribosome recycling factor encodes the protein MAKFDKSDIERRMTGAVESLKGDLSGLRTGRANTSLLDPVTVEVYGSMMPLNQVATVSAPEPRMLSVQVWDKANVTAVEKGIAHANLGLNPMQDGQTLRLPMPDLTEDRRKELAKLAGKYAENAKIAIRNVRRDGMEALKEDEKKKEISEDDRKRLEDEVQKLTDKYVAEADEAAAAKEKEILTQ
- the pyrH gene encoding UMP kinase; amino-acid sequence: MPPSPQMPEMKRVLLKLSGEVLMGDQQYGIDPAFVAELAEEVKAAKDAGLEICLVIGGGNIFRGMAGAAKGMDRAQADYMGMLATVMNALAMQNALEQLGVDTRVQSAIEMDQVCEPVIRRRAERHLEKGRVVIFAAGVGSPFFTTDSGAALRAAEMKCDALLKGTSVDGVYDSDPKHNPAAKRFDTVSYDRVLAANLKVMDASAVALCRDNDIPIVVFSIREKGNLARVLAGEGVQTIVQTQD
- a CDS encoding metallophosphoesterase, producing MAAILLAGITALAWRHTMGDPVVRRTVIATADLPAGSPPVRIALISDIHVAGPDMPPERLERIVTQINALRPDVVMIAGDFVSHKRTATHIYRPDEIIAPLAGLEARLGVVAAPGNHDHWYNLPGLAAELRKAGITLLSNEAKQVGPLAVGGLDDAYTGRDDVPATLSAMRGLSGPRIILSHSPDPFPALPPDFGLMLAGHTHCGQIAYPWGGAPAHMSDYGDRYGCGMVDERGNTVVTGAGLGTSLIWIRLFARPEIWILELRAKGA
- a CDS encoding DUF6683 family protein, with the translated sequence MPSVPWQFAKALASTDRLVQSVATQTFSRHPMCLPRYLVFAVTLVAPAIFVSPAAAQDIGGGFISAGIGNAGIEAATIALEDQVSEPGHRTVDAQARTEFNFVPTESQRRRTASRVARNLVPAPQRDEFAAQFDDDFYAMIDGELSYYGLSTNNLADTYAFWWLIVWDAAHGVSTDTTPAQAQGVRDQVAAALVESFPEMSDSDRQAISDEFVIHAVLFMNELEASAGDPARLANIKSSARSAAISVTGMDPLNLRVTDEGFRPID